A genomic region of Coriobacteriaceae bacterium contains the following coding sequences:
- the hisB gene encoding imidazoleglycerol-phosphate dehydratase HisB, with translation MGRCSEITRTTRETDITIRLDLDGTGVTDIDTGVPFFDHMLDAFGRHGLFDLTVHATGDVDVEAHHTVEDCGIVLGQCFAQALGDCRGIVRYGSIILPMDEALVMAAVDISGRGQLHYDVEMTCPLLGSFDVTLAQEFFIALAANMGATLNIRSVTGRNMHHILEAAFKAAARAISAAVAINSRIANEVPSTKGVL, from the coding sequence ATGGGACGTTGCTCCGAGATTACGCGTACGACGCGCGAGACGGACATCACGATACGACTTGACCTCGATGGCACGGGGGTTACCGACATCGACACTGGCGTGCCGTTCTTCGATCACATGCTCGACGCCTTCGGGCGTCACGGGCTCTTTGACCTTACCGTGCACGCTACGGGCGACGTGGATGTCGAGGCGCATCATACGGTCGAGGATTGCGGCATCGTGCTCGGGCAGTGCTTTGCGCAGGCGCTTGGAGATTGTCGCGGCATCGTGCGCTACGGTTCGATCATTCTGCCGATGGACGAGGCGCTCGTCATGGCGGCGGTCGACATTTCCGGCCGCGGCCAGTTGCACTACGACGTCGAGATGACCTGCCCGCTGCTCGGCAGCTTCGACGTGACGCTCGCGCAGGAGTTCTTCATCGCGCTGGCTGCCAATATGGGCGCTACGCTCAACATCCGCTCGGTGACCGGGCGCAACATGCATCACATTCTCGAGGCGGCCTTCAAGGCGGCAGCGCGTGCCATCAGCGCGGCCGTGGCCATCAACTCGCGCATCGCCAACGAGGTCCCCTCGACCAAGGGCGTGCTGTAA
- a CDS encoding MTH1187 family thiamine-binding protein: MNALVAVAIAPFGEGEELSEYVAEVIRVIRDSGLPSRTNSMFTEIEGEYDEVMRVVKDATFVLAERGIRTEVILKADIRPGHTNTMTSKVAKIDAILD; this comes from the coding sequence ATGAACGCGCTTGTTGCCGTCGCCATCGCGCCCTTCGGCGAAGGCGAGGAGTTATCCGAATACGTGGCCGAAGTCATACGCGTCATCCGCGATTCGGGACTCCCCTCGCGTACCAATTCGATGTTTACCGAGATCGAAGGTGAATATGACGAGGTCATGCGAGTCGTGAAGGACGCGACCTTCGTCCTGGCGGAGCGCGGCATCCGCACCGAAGTCATCCTCAAGGCTGACATCCGTCCTGGTCACACAAATACCATGACGAGCAAGGTCGCCAAAATCGACGCTATCCTCGACTAA
- the hisD gene encoding histidinol dehydrogenase, whose protein sequence is MRTIVLEEGQSFDASLLERDSAFDAEALKAATDIVDTVRREGDAALRAYSERFDGVTLEELEVSDEEIDAALATVDEEFLRSIEYAADNIAEFHQRQLQQSWFTTRDDGAITGQRFTPLERAGIYVPGGRAQYPSTVLMNAIPASVAGVDEIIMCTPPSKDGTVNPYTLAAASVAGVDRIFKVGGAQAIAAMAYGTDTIPKVDKVTGPGNAFVAAAKKLVNGDVGIDMIAGPSEVCVVADESAVPEFIAIDLMAQAEHDPKATCYLITTEEGMLDDIDAALETLLEQSPRREITEASLEHGLVVVCKTLTQVFETVNVIAPEHLEINMSDPWELLGAVRNAGAIFLGSWTPEAVGDYAAGPNHTLPTGGTAAFSSPLSVDDFVKRSSVLSYSFDALEADADAVMTMAAREGLWAHGRSVDLRLKFMEYVTEQLAGEDEEHECGCGCDHDHVEE, encoded by the coding sequence ATGAGGACGATCGTACTGGAAGAGGGGCAGAGCTTCGATGCGTCGCTGCTCGAGAGGGACAGCGCATTCGATGCCGAAGCGCTCAAGGCAGCCACCGACATCGTCGATACCGTGCGCCGCGAGGGCGACGCGGCCCTGCGCGCGTATTCGGAGCGCTTCGACGGCGTGACGCTCGAGGAGCTCGAGGTGAGCGACGAGGAAATCGACGCCGCGCTCGCGACGGTCGACGAGGAGTTCCTGCGCTCGATCGAGTATGCGGCCGACAACATCGCCGAGTTCCATCAGCGCCAGCTGCAGCAGTCGTGGTTCACGACGCGTGATGACGGTGCCATCACCGGCCAGCGCTTCACGCCCCTCGAGCGTGCGGGCATCTACGTGCCCGGCGGACGCGCCCAGTACCCTTCGACCGTACTCATGAATGCGATTCCGGCATCTGTGGCTGGTGTGGACGAGATCATCATGTGCACGCCTCCGTCCAAGGATGGCACGGTCAATCCCTACACGCTCGCTGCCGCGTCCGTGGCTGGCGTGGACCGCATCTTCAAGGTGGGCGGGGCCCAGGCCATCGCCGCAATGGCCTATGGCACCGATACGATTCCCAAGGTCGATAAGGTGACCGGACCGGGCAATGCGTTCGTTGCGGCTGCCAAGAAGCTCGTCAACGGCGACGTTGGTATCGACATGATCGCCGGTCCCTCCGAGGTGTGCGTGGTGGCCGACGAGAGCGCCGTGCCCGAGTTCATCGCCATCGACCTCATGGCGCAGGCCGAACATGACCCAAAGGCAACATGTTACTTAATCACGACCGAGGAGGGCATGCTCGATGACATCGACGCCGCGCTCGAGACACTGCTCGAGCAGTCTCCGCGCCGCGAGATCACCGAGGCATCGCTCGAACACGGGCTCGTCGTCGTCTGCAAGACGCTTACGCAGGTCTTCGAGACGGTCAACGTGATCGCGCCCGAGCACCTCGAGATCAACATGTCTGATCCATGGGAGCTTCTGGGGGCGGTGCGCAATGCCGGCGCCATCTTCCTCGGCTCCTGGACGCCCGAGGCCGTGGGCGATTACGCGGCTGGTCCCAACCACACGCTGCCGACCGGCGGCACCGCCGCGTTCTCGAGTCCGCTTTCGGTCGATGACTTCGTGAAGCGCTCCTCGGTGCTGAGCTATTCCTTCGATGCGCTCGAGGCCGATGCCGACGCCGTCATGACCATGGCAGCTCGCGAGGGACTCTGGGCGCACGGACGCTCGGTTGACCTGCGTCTCAAGTTCATGGAGTACGTGACCGAGCAATTGGCTGGCGAGGACGAAGAGCACGAATGCGGTTGCGGTTGCGACCATGACCACGTCGAGGAGTAG
- the thiM gene encoding hydroxyethylthiazole kinase, with product MQCLDQTRERILAAVSAVKESTPLAGSITNYVTVDFVANAQLAAGGSAAMVYLPDEGEALGAQSGAFYINVGTLLPSHEEAMCRAATALCEHETPWVLDPVGIGLGEVRGHILAHMKEHTPTIIRCNASEAIALARLWGLEGNYATSGVKGVDSTDSVDGARDAAIALARHIKGAVAVSGPIDLITDGKLVAHSQGGSPLMEKVTGFGCALGGVAAVYAACADPFTAALTASAAFNLAATRAAAHTDAPASFKVAFLDELYRATPEDIAANPLTLEEA from the coding sequence ATGCAATGTCTCGACCAAACGCGCGAACGCATCCTTGCCGCCGTATCCGCCGTCAAAGAGAGCACGCCGCTTGCGGGCTCCATTACCAATTACGTAACCGTCGACTTTGTCGCAAACGCGCAGCTTGCGGCTGGTGGATCTGCCGCGATGGTCTATCTGCCCGATGAGGGCGAAGCCCTGGGTGCGCAATCCGGGGCATTCTACATCAACGTGGGCACACTCCTGCCCTCCCACGAAGAGGCAATGTGCCGCGCTGCAACTGCCCTATGCGAACATGAAACGCCTTGGGTACTCGATCCCGTCGGCATTGGCCTGGGCGAGGTGCGCGGACACATCCTTGCGCATATGAAGGAACACACGCCCACCATCATTCGCTGTAACGCCTCCGAAGCCATCGCGCTTGCCAGGCTCTGGGGACTCGAAGGTAACTATGCAACCAGTGGCGTTAAGGGCGTCGACTCCACCGACAGCGTCGATGGCGCTCGTGACGCTGCCATCGCACTCGCTCGCCACATCAAAGGCGCTGTCGCCGTATCCGGGCCCATCGATCTCATCACCGATGGGAAGCTTGTTGCCCATTCCCAAGGCGGGTCACCTCTCATGGAGAAAGTGACCGGCTTCGGCTGTGCACTCGGAGGCGTTGCCGCCGTATATGCCGCCTGCGCCGACCCCTTTACCGCAGCCCTTACCGCAAGCGCGGCCTTCAACCTCGCCGCAACCCGAGCAGCCGCTCACACGGACGCACCCGCAAGCTTCAAGGTCGCATTCCTCGACGAGCTGTATCGCGCCACACCCGAAGACATCGCCGCCAATCCCCTGACCCTCGAGGAGGCCTAG
- a CDS encoding cysteine-rich small domain-containing protein translates to MDDKPAYEYPFFSHESCEYFPCHEGIAPDEFNCLFCYCPLYALGPRCGGDFTYTDAGVKDCSACTLPHRADAGTRLVMEHYDELKELSKK, encoded by the coding sequence ATGGACGACAAGCCGGCATATGAGTATCCGTTCTTCTCGCACGAGTCGTGTGAGTACTTTCCCTGTCACGAGGGCATTGCCCCGGACGAGTTCAATTGCCTGTTTTGCTACTGTCCTCTCTATGCGCTCGGACCGCGTTGTGGTGGGGATTTCACCTATACCGATGCCGGTGTCAAGGATTGTTCTGCGTGCACGTTGCCGCATCGCGCGGATGCCGGCACGCGCTTGGTGATGGAGCATTATGACGAGCTCAAGGAACTTTCTAAAAAGTGA
- a CDS encoding ATP phosphoribosyltransferase regulatory subunit, with translation MIPKTPRGFRDVLPTEAAWRRSTSDVVCRQFELWGYQPIETPAVELAAVLDEARSLDNTAAQFTTSAEAPFRFFDSDSNLVVLRPDVTIPVARLAATRLREKLGPFRFYYSEPVFTERASTYGQERQFTQLGIEFIGRAGYIADAEVLSVCMEALAAAGVRDFTVAIGTVGVLNALVRSACDDDVWRDQVLRAFHKSDMVAVDALSCADGVKPTYGRAIAQLARIRGGAEAFEACRAICEPLGCVDGLDELEKTYELVIANTRSGKLIVDFSIVSSFDYYTGLVFKAYAPQVPASLASGGRYDTTLAAFGRNEPAAGFAIGLERVLAAIEAQGATPPDTRAQETLHGNDPYELFAQAARLREQGIRVELGGE, from the coding sequence ATGATTCCCAAAACGCCGCGCGGCTTTCGCGACGTGCTGCCCACCGAAGCGGCATGGCGACGCTCGACGAGCGATGTCGTTTGCAGGCAGTTTGAGCTGTGGGGCTATCAGCCCATCGAGACGCCGGCCGTTGAGCTTGCCGCCGTGCTCGATGAGGCGCGTAGTCTCGATAATACGGCCGCACAGTTTACGACGAGTGCCGAAGCGCCATTTCGCTTCTTCGACAGTGACAGTAACCTCGTCGTGTTGCGTCCGGATGTGACCATTCCCGTGGCGCGTTTGGCTGCGACGCGCCTGCGCGAGAAACTCGGTCCGTTCCGCTTTTACTATAGCGAGCCCGTTTTCACCGAGCGTGCGTCCACGTATGGCCAAGAACGTCAGTTCACGCAGCTGGGCATCGAGTTCATCGGACGCGCGGGCTATATCGCCGACGCCGAGGTTCTGAGCGTGTGCATGGAGGCGCTCGCGGCGGCTGGCGTGCGTGACTTCACCGTGGCCATAGGCACGGTCGGCGTGCTCAACGCGCTCGTGCGCTCGGCATGCGACGATGACGTGTGGCGTGACCAGGTGCTGCGCGCCTTCCACAAGTCCGACATGGTCGCCGTGGACGCGCTCAGTTGCGCCGATGGCGTCAAGCCGACGTACGGGAGGGCCATCGCCCAGCTCGCGCGCATACGCGGTGGGGCGGAGGCGTTCGAGGCCTGCCGTGCGATTTGCGAGCCGCTCGGCTGCGTCGATGGGCTCGACGAGCTCGAGAAGACCTACGAGCTGGTCATCGCCAATACGCGAAGTGGCAAGCTCATCGTCGATTTTTCGATTGTCTCGTCCTTCGACTATTACACCGGCCTCGTCTTCAAGGCGTACGCGCCGCAAGTGCCGGCTTCGCTTGCAAGTGGCGGGCGCTACGACACCACGCTTGCGGCCTTTGGACGCAATGAGCCGGCTGCTGGCTTTGCCATCGGCCTGGAGCGCGTCCTGGCCGCCATCGAGGCCCAAGGTGCCACGCCACCGGATACACGCGCACAGGAAACGCTGCATGGCAATGATCCCTATGAACTCTTCGCGCAGGCGGCACGCTTGCGCGAGCAGGGCATTCGCGTCGAGTTGGGTGGTGAGTAG
- the hisG gene encoding ATP phosphoribosyltransferase: MERRNLRIAVSKGSLFGDAVELLTEAGLDTTGLADPGRRLIISNPGVDFIIVRPTDAPVFVTYGGADCGICGKDTLVEAGLSVMELVDLKFGYCRFIVAEPEERRGVAEENYERLGVLRIATKYPNITRSFFEKKGVQVDVIKMHGNIELAPLVGMADRIVDITATGTTLRENNLRIVDEVLSSTARFIANSASVRTDARVRELAARLEDLTRDRDVSLS, translated from the coding sequence ATGGAGCGGAGAAACTTGCGCATCGCCGTGTCGAAGGGCTCGCTCTTCGGCGACGCGGTGGAGCTGCTGACCGAGGCGGGCCTCGATACCACGGGCCTGGCTGATCCGGGTAGACGTCTCATCATCTCGAACCCCGGCGTCGACTTCATCATCGTGCGGCCGACGGATGCCCCGGTCTTCGTCACCTACGGCGGAGCCGACTGCGGCATTTGCGGCAAGGACACGCTTGTCGAAGCGGGGCTTTCGGTCATGGAGCTCGTGGACCTCAAGTTCGGATACTGTCGCTTCATCGTGGCCGAGCCCGAGGAGCGCCGTGGCGTTGCCGAGGAGAACTACGAGCGTCTTGGGGTGCTGCGCATCGCCACGAAGTACCCCAACATCACGCGCTCCTTCTTCGAGAAGAAGGGCGTGCAGGTCGACGTCATCAAGATGCATGGCAACATCGAGCTCGCGCCGCTTGTGGGCATGGCCGACCGTATCGTCGACATCACGGCGACGGGCACGACGCTGCGTGAGAACAATTTGCGCATCGTTGACGAGGTGCTTTCGTCAACGGCGCGTTTCATCGCGAATTCCGCATCTGTGCGCACCGATGCGCGCGTGCGCGAACTGGCGGCGCGACTCGAGGACCTGACGCGGGATCGTGACGTGAGCTTGAGTTGA
- the hisC gene encoding histidinol-phosphate transaminase: MREVRRSADALVGMLPYDPKYKKSNTLLSANESPLNVPDEVLEAVIERMRTLDFNRYPDPLANALRVAIAEWHGLKAANVLVGNGGDELLYDIFAAWGGPDRAFLNFPPTFSVYETNAVLTNTQVVNLPRSQDDWSIDVDRACERLAKGDIDIVVITNPNNPTGTLTPLEDICRILDASDALVLVDEAYGEFADESAAKLLDEYENLLILHTFSKAYRCAGIRLGYFLGNPSVINEFKKVRQPYSVDAISQIVGEEVVRHRELFAEGIAQTRVERDRLIAALSQLDKVTVYPSEANFVMLKLPFAVRTWNDLDEKHSVLVRNVSGENHLAGCLRVTVGTSEENDRFLDALKTELDDLANQR; the protein is encoded by the coding sequence ATGAGAGAGGTGCGGCGTAGCGCCGACGCGCTCGTGGGGATGCTTCCCTACGACCCCAAGTACAAGAAAAGCAACACATTGCTTTCTGCAAACGAGAGCCCGCTCAACGTGCCCGATGAGGTGCTTGAGGCGGTTATCGAGCGCATGCGTACGCTCGATTTCAACCGCTACCCTGATCCGCTCGCCAATGCGCTGCGCGTTGCGATCGCCGAATGGCATGGCCTCAAGGCGGCTAACGTGCTCGTTGGCAATGGTGGCGACGAGCTGCTCTACGACATCTTCGCCGCCTGGGGAGGGCCGGACCGCGCGTTCTTGAACTTTCCGCCCACGTTCTCGGTGTACGAAACGAATGCCGTGCTCACGAACACGCAGGTTGTCAACCTGCCGCGTAGCCAGGATGACTGGTCCATTGACGTGGACCGCGCCTGTGAGCGTCTGGCCAAGGGTGACATCGACATCGTCGTCATCACGAACCCGAACAATCCGACGGGTACGCTGACGCCGCTCGAGGACATTTGCCGCATTCTGGATGCGAGTGATGCACTCGTGCTCGTGGACGAGGCATACGGCGAGTTTGCGGATGAGAGCGCGGCCAAGCTGCTCGACGAGTACGAGAACCTGCTCATCCTGCATACCTTCTCGAAAGCGTACCGCTGCGCAGGTATCCGCCTGGGGTATTTCCTCGGCAATCCGAGCGTGATCAACGAGTTCAAGAAGGTGCGCCAGCCTTATTCGGTCGATGCGATCAGCCAGATCGTGGGCGAGGAAGTCGTGCGCCATCGCGAGCTGTTTGCAGAGGGTATCGCGCAGACACGCGTCGAGCGCGATCGCCTTATTGCGGCACTCTCGCAGCTCGACAAGGTCACAGTGTATCCGAGCGAGGCTAACTTCGTGATGCTCAAGCTCCCGTTTGCGGTGCGCACCTGGAACGACCTGGACGAGAAGCATTCGGTGCTCGTGCGCAACGTGTCGGGGGAGAATCACCTGGCTGGTTGCCTGCGCGTGACGGTGGGCACTTCCGAGGAAAACGATCGCTTCCTCGACGCGCTCAAGACCGAGCTCGACGACCTGGCGAATCAACGATAG